One window of the Pyrus communis chromosome 17, drPyrComm1.1, whole genome shotgun sequence genome contains the following:
- the LOC137722981 gene encoding probable L-cysteine desulfhydrase, chloroplastic: MASWPDHHINGDTKTHISKKLKLSPNFITAAEIAAEFSHHDPNVARINNGSFGSCPASLIEAQRRWQIKNLAQPDHFYFNELKKGIHHSRTIIKELINADHVDEVSLVDNATTAAAIVLQQTAWGFSESKFEKGDAVVMLHYAYGAVKKSIEAYVTRAGGYVIEVPLPFPLKSNDEIISEFKKALVRGKANGRRVRLAVIDHITSMPCVVIPVEELVKICREEDVDQIFVDAAHSIGCTDVDMKRIGADYYTSNLHKWFFCPPSIAFLYCRKSPKCPELHHPVVSHEYGNGLAIESASVGNRDYSPQLVVPSVLEFINRFEGGIEGIKKRNHEAVVEMGQMLAKAWGTHLGCPPEMCASMIMIGLPACLGILNETDTLKLRTHLREKFGVEVPIYFRPPKNGEVESINGYCRISHQVYNKVDDYYKFRDAINQLVSEGFTCAQLSN; the protein is encoded by the coding sequence ATGGCCTCCTGGCCGGACCACCACATCAACGGCGACACCAAAACCCACATCTCCAAAAAACTTAAACTTTCCCCAAATTTCATCACCGCCGCCGAAATCGCCGCCGAATTCTCCCACCACGACCCGAACGTCGCCCGGATCAACAACGGAAGCTTCGGCTCCTGCCCCGCCTCCTTGATCGAAGCCCAGCGGCGGTGGCAGATCAAAAACCTCGCCCAGCCCGACCATTTCTACTTCAACGAGCTTAAGAAGGGAATCCACCATTCCAGAACCATTATCAAGGAGCTCATCAATGCCGACCATGTCGACGAGGTCTCACTCGTCGACAACGCCACCACCGCCGCCGCCATCGTGCTTCAGCAGACGGCCTGGGGGTTTTCGGAGAGCAAATTCGAAAAAGGTGATGCTGTGGTGATGCTTCATTACGCTTATGGCGCCGTGAAGAAGTCGATTGAGGCATATGTGACGCGTGCCGGTGGGTATGTGATTGAAGTCCCTTTGCCTTTTCCTTTGAAATCAAATGATGAAATTATCTCTGAATTTAAGAAAGCTTTGGTGAGAGGGAAGGCTAATGGTAGGAGGGTTAGGTTAGCTGTGATTGATCATATTACTTCAATGCCCTGTGTTGTTATACCTGTTGAAGAATTAGTTAAGATTTGTAGGGAAGAGGATGTTGACCAGATTTTTGTAGATGCTGCTCATAGTATCGGGTGTACTGATGTCGATATGAAGCGAATTGGGGCGGATTATTATACTAGTAATTTGCATAAGTGGTTCTTTTGCCCCCCGTCTATTGCGTTTTTGTACTGTAGGAAGTCTCCCAAGTGCCCAGAGTTGCACCATCCTGTTGTTTCCCATGAGTATGGTAACGGGTTGGCTATAGAAAGTGCTTCGGTTGGGAATAGGGATTATAGCCCGCAATTGGTAGTGCCTTCAGTTTTGGAATTCATCAATAGGTTTGAAGGAGGTATTGAGGGGATCAAGAAGAGGAATCATGAGGCTGTTGTTGAGATGGGGCAGATGTTGGCCAAGGCATGGGGAACACATCTCGGGTGCCCTCCGGAGATGTGCGCCAGTATGATCATGATTGGGTTGCCTGCTTGCTTGGGGATCTTGAATGAGACGGATACTCTGAAGTTAAGGACACATTTGAGGGAGAAGTTTGGTGTTGAAGTTCCGATATATTTCCGACCACCCAAGAATGGGGAGGTTGAGTCAATAAATGGGTATTGTCGAATTTCTCATCAAGTGTACAACAAAGTCGACGACTATTACAAGTTCAGAGACGCAATTAATCAGCTTGTTTCTGAGGGGTTTACTTGTGCTCAACTTTCTAACTGA
- the LOC137722859 gene encoding uncharacterized protein isoform X1 — protein MEVKRVIAICQSGGEFFTEKDGTLSYRGKDAHAIDIDDQMKFDEFKLEVTEMFGCGYNNMVIKYFLPGNKKTLITVSNDKDLQRMIKFHGDFATIDIYVMEEVAPPDVSNMPPSRSSRTTLSETVVPVDASLDVVDFVGDTTQPDIPLDASLDVVDGASPIDAHIDIPTEISPIFPLVGPSGEKHAKGAHQWQNAITGVGQRFSSVHEFRESLRKYAIAHQFAFRYKKNDSHRVTVKCKAEGCPWRIHASRLSTTQLICIKKMNPTHSCEGAVATTGHQATRSWVASIIKEKLKYMPNYKPKDIVNDIKQEYGIQLNYFQAWRGKEIAKEQLQGSYKEAYNQLPFFCDRIMETNPGSLATFTTKEDSSFHRLFVAFHASLYGFQQGCRPLLFLDSIPLKSKYQGTLLAATAADGDDGVFPVAFTVVDAETDDNWHWFLLQLKSALSISCPVTFVADRQKGLKESIAEIFKDSYHGYCLRYLTEQLIRDLKGQFSHEVKRLMIEDFYGAAYAHRPENFQSCLESIKSISLEAYNWIIQSEPQKWANSFFQGARYNHMTSTFGELFYSWASDAHELPITQMVDVIRGKIMELIYTRREGSNEWLTRLTPTMEEKLEKETQNIGNLQVLLSTGSRFEVHGDTTEVVDVDRWDCSCRGWQITGLPCCHAIAVIRCMGRSPYDYCSRYFTTESYRLTYSEPIYPVPNVDMPVTKASSQVLVTVTPPPTRRPPGRPTTKKYGSQDMAKRQLQCSRCKGLGHNKSTCKE, from the exons ATGGAGGTGAAGAGAGTCATAGCAATTTGTCAGTCGGGGGGTGAATTCTTTACAGAGAAAGATGGTACATTGTCATATAGGGGCAAAGATGCTCATGCTATTGACATTGATGACCAGATGAAGTTTGATGAGTTTAAATTGGAGGTCACAGAAATGTTTGGTTGCGGCTACAATAACATGGTTATCAAGTACTTCCTCCCTGGCAACAAGAAGACCCTGATTACTGTTTCCAATGACAAGGATCTCCAGCGCATGATCAAATTTCATGGTGATTTTGCAACAATTGATATTTATGTCATGGAGGAAGTAGCTCCTCCTGATGTCTCGAACATGCCTCCCAGTAG GTCAAGCAGAACAACTCTGTCAGAAACTGTGGTTCCTGTTGATGCATCTCTTGATGTCGTGGACTTTGTGGGTGATACCACTCAGCCTGATATCCCACTTGATGCTTCTCTTGATGTTGTGGACGGTGCCAGCCCTATTGATGCACATATTGATATACCCACTGAAATATCACCCATTTTTCCTCTTGTTGGCCCTAGCGGTGAGAAGCATGCTAAAGGTGCACACCAGTGGCAGAATGCTATTACGGGTGTGGGCCAAAGATTCAGCAGCGTTCATGAATTTCGTGAATCATTGCGCAAATATGCCATTGCGCATCAGTTCGCCTTTAGGTATAAGAAGAATGATAGTCATCGTGTGACTGTGAAGTGCAAGGCTGAAGGCTGCCCTTGGAGAATTCATGCATCAAGGTTGTCGACAACTCAGTTAATATGTATCAAGAAAATGAATCCAACACATTCCTGTGAAGGTGCTGTTGCAACTACAGGGCATCAGGCGACGAGGAGTTGGGTGGCCAGTATTATCAAGGAGAAGTTAAAATATATGCCCAACTATAAGCCCAAGGATATTGTGAACGATATCAAGCAGGAATATGGTATACAGCTAAACTACTTCCAGGCCTGGCGTGGGAAAGAAATAGCAAAGGAGCAGCTTCAGGGTTCGTACAAGGAGGCATATAATCAATTACCATTTTTCTGTGACAGGATAATGGAGACAAACCCTGGTAGTCTTGCTACTTTTACCACCAAGGAAGACTCCAGTTTCCATCGCCTCTTTGTCGCATTCCATGCCTCATTGTATGGTTTCCAGCAAGGTTGCAGGCCTCTCCTTTTCCTGGATAGCATTCCCTTAAAATCGAAATATCAAGGCACCTTGTTGGCTGCAACAGCTGCTGACGGGGATGATGGGGTATTCCCTGTTGCTTTCACTGTGGTGGATGCAGAAACTGATGATAATTGGCATTGGTTTTTACTACAGTTGAAATCTGCATTGTCAATATCTTGTCCTGTGACATTTGTGGCAGACAGACAGAAGGGATTGAAGGAATCAATTGCGGAAATATTTAAAGACTCATATCATGGCTATTGCCTGCGATATTTGACCGAGCAACTTATCAGGGACTTGAAAGGGCAGTTTTCTCATGAGGTCAAGCGGCTAATGATTGAGGATTTTTACGGTGCTGCTTATGCGCATAGGCCTGAAAACTTTCAAAGTTGTCTTGAAAGCATAAAAAGCATCTCACTGGAGGCTTACAATTGGATCATACAAAGTGAGCCCCAGAAGTGGGCGAATTCATTCTTTCAAGGTGCTCGATATAACCATATGACATCCACCTTTGGTGAGCTGTTCTATAGTTGGGCATCGGATGCACACGAGTTGCCAATAACACAGATGGTTGATGTGATCAGGGGTAAGATTATGGAGTTGATCTACACAAGAAGGGAAGGATCTAATGAATGGTTGACGAGGCTTACTCCAACCATGGAGGAAAAGCTAGAAAAGGAAACTCAGAACATCGGAAACCTCCAAGTGCTATTGTCGACTGGTAGCAGATTTGAGGTTCATGGTGACACCACTGAAGTTGTAGATGTTGATCGCTGGGACTGTAGTTGTAGAGGGTGGCAGATAACTGGTTTACCATGCTGTCATGCAATTGCTGTCATTCGTTGCATGGGCAGGAGCCCATATGATTATTGTTCAAGATACTTTACCACTGAGAGCTATAGATTGACATACTCAGAACCAATATATCCTGTTCCAAATGTAGACATGCCTGTGACGAAGGCTTCTTCTCAAGTACTAGTGACCGTAACCCCTCCGCCCACCCGGCGTCCACCAGGCAGGCCTACTACTAAGAAATATGGATCACAAGATATGGCTAAGCGTCAACTCCAGTGCAGCAGATGCAAGGGTCTTGGGCACAACAAGTCCACTTGCAAAGAGTGA
- the LOC137722859 gene encoding uncharacterized protein isoform X2, which yields MSRTCLPVGSSLDMSSRTTLSETVVPVDASLDVVDFVGDTTQPDIPLDASLDVVDGASPIDAHIDIPTEISPIFPLVGPSGEKHAKGAHQWQNAITGVGQRFSSVHEFRESLRKYAIAHQFAFRYKKNDSHRVTVKCKAEGCPWRIHASRLSTTQLICIKKMNPTHSCEGAVATTGHQATRSWVASIIKEKLKYMPNYKPKDIVNDIKQEYGIQLNYFQAWRGKEIAKEQLQGSYKEAYNQLPFFCDRIMETNPGSLATFTTKEDSSFHRLFVAFHASLYGFQQGCRPLLFLDSIPLKSKYQGTLLAATAADGDDGVFPVAFTVVDAETDDNWHWFLLQLKSALSISCPVTFVADRQKGLKESIAEIFKDSYHGYCLRYLTEQLIRDLKGQFSHEVKRLMIEDFYGAAYAHRPENFQSCLESIKSISLEAYNWIIQSEPQKWANSFFQGARYNHMTSTFGELFYSWASDAHELPITQMVDVIRGKIMELIYTRREGSNEWLTRLTPTMEEKLEKETQNIGNLQVLLSTGSRFEVHGDTTEVVDVDRWDCSCRGWQITGLPCCHAIAVIRCMGRSPYDYCSRYFTTESYRLTYSEPIYPVPNVDMPVTKASSQVLVTVTPPPTRRPPGRPTTKKYGSQDMAKRQLQCSRCKGLGHNKSTCKE from the exons ATGTCTCGAACATGCCTCCCAGTAGGTAGTTCTCTTGATAT GTCAAGCAGAACAACTCTGTCAGAAACTGTGGTTCCTGTTGATGCATCTCTTGATGTCGTGGACTTTGTGGGTGATACCACTCAGCCTGATATCCCACTTGATGCTTCTCTTGATGTTGTGGACGGTGCCAGCCCTATTGATGCACATATTGATATACCCACTGAAATATCACCCATTTTTCCTCTTGTTGGCCCTAGCGGTGAGAAGCATGCTAAAGGTGCACACCAGTGGCAGAATGCTATTACGGGTGTGGGCCAAAGATTCAGCAGCGTTCATGAATTTCGTGAATCATTGCGCAAATATGCCATTGCGCATCAGTTCGCCTTTAGGTATAAGAAGAATGATAGTCATCGTGTGACTGTGAAGTGCAAGGCTGAAGGCTGCCCTTGGAGAATTCATGCATCAAGGTTGTCGACAACTCAGTTAATATGTATCAAGAAAATGAATCCAACACATTCCTGTGAAGGTGCTGTTGCAACTACAGGGCATCAGGCGACGAGGAGTTGGGTGGCCAGTATTATCAAGGAGAAGTTAAAATATATGCCCAACTATAAGCCCAAGGATATTGTGAACGATATCAAGCAGGAATATGGTATACAGCTAAACTACTTCCAGGCCTGGCGTGGGAAAGAAATAGCAAAGGAGCAGCTTCAGGGTTCGTACAAGGAGGCATATAATCAATTACCATTTTTCTGTGACAGGATAATGGAGACAAACCCTGGTAGTCTTGCTACTTTTACCACCAAGGAAGACTCCAGTTTCCATCGCCTCTTTGTCGCATTCCATGCCTCATTGTATGGTTTCCAGCAAGGTTGCAGGCCTCTCCTTTTCCTGGATAGCATTCCCTTAAAATCGAAATATCAAGGCACCTTGTTGGCTGCAACAGCTGCTGACGGGGATGATGGGGTATTCCCTGTTGCTTTCACTGTGGTGGATGCAGAAACTGATGATAATTGGCATTGGTTTTTACTACAGTTGAAATCTGCATTGTCAATATCTTGTCCTGTGACATTTGTGGCAGACAGACAGAAGGGATTGAAGGAATCAATTGCGGAAATATTTAAAGACTCATATCATGGCTATTGCCTGCGATATTTGACCGAGCAACTTATCAGGGACTTGAAAGGGCAGTTTTCTCATGAGGTCAAGCGGCTAATGATTGAGGATTTTTACGGTGCTGCTTATGCGCATAGGCCTGAAAACTTTCAAAGTTGTCTTGAAAGCATAAAAAGCATCTCACTGGAGGCTTACAATTGGATCATACAAAGTGAGCCCCAGAAGTGGGCGAATTCATTCTTTCAAGGTGCTCGATATAACCATATGACATCCACCTTTGGTGAGCTGTTCTATAGTTGGGCATCGGATGCACACGAGTTGCCAATAACACAGATGGTTGATGTGATCAGGGGTAAGATTATGGAGTTGATCTACACAAGAAGGGAAGGATCTAATGAATGGTTGACGAGGCTTACTCCAACCATGGAGGAAAAGCTAGAAAAGGAAACTCAGAACATCGGAAACCTCCAAGTGCTATTGTCGACTGGTAGCAGATTTGAGGTTCATGGTGACACCACTGAAGTTGTAGATGTTGATCGCTGGGACTGTAGTTGTAGAGGGTGGCAGATAACTGGTTTACCATGCTGTCATGCAATTGCTGTCATTCGTTGCATGGGCAGGAGCCCATATGATTATTGTTCAAGATACTTTACCACTGAGAGCTATAGATTGACATACTCAGAACCAATATATCCTGTTCCAAATGTAGACATGCCTGTGACGAAGGCTTCTTCTCAAGTACTAGTGACCGTAACCCCTCCGCCCACCCGGCGTCCACCAGGCAGGCCTACTACTAAGAAATATGGATCACAAGATATGGCTAAGCGTCAACTCCAGTGCAGCAGATGCAAGGGTCTTGGGCACAACAAGTCCACTTGCAAAGAGTGA
- the LOC137723480 gene encoding pentatricopeptide repeat-containing protein At1g63330-like encodes MFIKLHPLTFSKRIPTWVCSNAYFSASSCAKKIEIFSGNNQDPEYSSEFEQNIQSLRNKLVPDNLIRVLDNTDDLSSAVKVFKWASLQKRFNHTADTYFRIVLKLGLAGNVEEMEGFCQNMVKDRCPGAEEALLALIDMFVSHCRLSEAIRVLVNLKAGGFRPSIQIFNGLLGALVKDKRDFRDVLFLYKEIVTAGIVPTVDTLNYLLEALVEANRIESALDQYRRMKKKRCSPNSRSFEILIKGLIAKDRVDEAVIVLNEMVDLGCQPDLSFYSFIIPLFCQENKPDEGIRLFEMMRASNFTPDSLVYEVLLQSLCKNLRLDDAIKVLEEMMETGLTPPNNVFVDVVNVFCKLGKVDNAMKFLEDKKIMETSACNVLLEGFCSVGKFLVAEDLLVEMSERNVTNCNSWNIVIRWLSENGRIREVMELLGRMVVSSSLPDSDTYSALVVCHCKMSNYRNALDIFHQTRAKSWVLDRTSYSELVKGLCLEEMTHEATEVFCYMSSNRCFIEPSSFNMLIKGLCETGKVEEAIRMQQLAYYAGTSSTSSTYSTIMLGLSKLDKVKDLLVVFSKMLVEGCNLDLDAFCVLIQTMSLQNRVKECVLLFDMMVDGGLIPDSERLLNLLSCIANHSQLHMISGSINKLISDSEVLNSAIYNVLINGFWKEGYKCEACQFLDIMLERDWVPDARTHGLLMGSVVGKVDRNRLDYDNCTVQDSVSNILAEGLDDVT; translated from the coding sequence ATGTTCATAAAGCTCCATCCTTTAACATTTTCCAAGAGAATCCCCACCTGGGTCTGCTCGAATGCATATTTTTCTGCATCTTCCTGCGCAAAAAAAATCGAAATTTTCTCTGGAAACAATCAGGACCCAGAATATTCATCcgaatttgaacaaaatatCCAGTCTTTGAGGAATAAGCTTGTCCCGGATAACTTAATCCGGGTTCTGGATAACACTGATGATTTGAGCTCAGCAGTGAAGGTGTTCAAGTGGGCTTCCCTGCAAAAACGGTTTAATCACACCGCCGATACGTATTTTCGGATTGTTTTGAAACTGGGTTTGGCTGGAAATGTTGAGGAGATGGAGGGGTTTTGTCAAAATATGGTGAAAGATCGGTGTCCGGGTGCTGAAGAGGCGCTTTTGGCCCTGATTGATATGTTTGTCAGTCATTGCAGGTTAAGTGAGGCAATTAGGGTGCTTGTGAATTTGAAAGCAGGTGGCTTTAGGCCTTCAATACAGATATTTAATGGTCTGTTGGGTGCTCTTGTGAAAGATAAGAGAGATTTTCGAGATGTCTTATTTTTGTATAAGGAGATTGTGACGGCAGGAATCGTGCCAACggttgatactttgaattatttgtTAGAGGCATTGGTGGAGGCCAACCGCATTGAGTCTGCTCTGGATCAGtatagaagaatgaagaagaaaaggtgTAGTCCTAATAGTAGGAGTTTTGAGATTCTTATAAAAGGCCTTATTGCGAAAGACCGAGTGGATGAGGCTGTtattgttttgaatgaaatggttGATCTTGGTTGTCAGCCTGATTTGAGTTTTTATTCCTTCATTATACCTTTGTTTTGTCAGGAAAATAAACCGGATGAGGGAATTAGATTGTTCGAAATGATGAGAGCTTCAAATTTTACACCGGATTCATTGGTTTATGAGGTTCTGTTGCAGTCTTTATGCAAGAACCTTAGATTAGATGATGCAATAAAGGTTTTAGAAGAAATGATGGAAACTGGATTGACACCACCAAATAATGTCTTTGTGGATGTAGTAAATGTGTTTTGTAAATTAGGGAAGGTAGACAACGCGATGAAATTCTTGGAGGATAAGAAAATCATGGAAACTTCTGCCTGCAATGTCCTGCTTGAAGGTTTCTGCAGTGTTGGTAAATTTCTTGTGGCGGAAGATCTACTAGTGGAAATGTCCGAAAGGAATGTGACTAATTGTAATTCTTGGAATATTGTTATCAGATGGCTCAGCGAGAACGGAAGGATTAGGGAAGTGATGGAACTTCTAGGTAGAATGgtggtttcttcttctcttccagACTCTGACACATACTCAGCTCTGGTCGTTTGCCACTGCAAAATGAGCAACTATAGAAATGCTCTGGATATATTTCATCAGACTCGTGCCAAAAGTTGGGTTTTGGATCGTACATCTTACTCTGAGCTTGTCAAAGGCCTTTGCCTAGAAGAAATGACTCATGAGGCTACTGAAGTGTTCTGTTACATGTCTAGTAATAGATGTTTCATCGAGCCTTCCTCATTCAATATGTTGATCAAGGGTTTGTGTGAGACGGGAAAGGTTGAAGAAGCAATAAGGATGCAACAATTGGCCTATTATGCCGGTACTTCTTCTACCAGTTCAACTTACTCAACTATTATGCTTGGATTGTCAAAATTAGACAAGGTAAAAGATCTGTTGGTAGTTTTCTCAAAAATGCTGGTGGAAGGTTGCAATCTTGATTTGGATGCCTTCTGCGTGCTCATACAAACCATGAGCTTGCAGAATCGAGTAAAAGAATGCGTATTGCTTTTTGATATGATGGTCGATGGGGGTCTTATACCTGATTCAGAGAGACTATTAAATCTACTCTCCTGCATAGCCAACCATTCTCAGTTGCACATGATTTCAGGTTCAATAAATAAACTTATTTCTGATAGTGAAGTTCTAAATTCAGCAATTTACAATGTACTGATTAACGGCTTCTGGAAAGAGGGTTATAAATGCGAGGCCTGTCAATTTTTGGATataatgttggaaagggattgggtcCCAGATGCTAGGACTCATGGATTGCTGATGGGGTCTGTTGTTGGCAAAGTAGATAGGAACAGGTTGGACTATGATAATTGCACTGTCCAAGATAGTGTTAGCAACATCCTTGCAGAGGGATTAGATGATGTAACATGA